One Alteromonas sp. KC3 DNA segment encodes these proteins:
- a CDS encoding anti-sigma factor: MNYLKEERLNALAAEYVVGTLRGKARTRYQKLMMQYQAVSDATAQWEQYLTGFAETLPPVTPPDSVWENIQIKLGHKAANDTEFVDQTTNTKPSSDNVVALEEEKQKRWKNLSFISTAAAMVLAVLLFVMQPVPTPEVSHIAVVNNADNTPLWVIEVSDATMNVKVTDAFVALADKDYELWMVPANGEAPISLGLMPEVNGDTRATPDILLDRSIAALAVSLEAPGGSVTGAPTEVLYIAPIVSV; encoded by the coding sequence ATGAATTATTTAAAAGAAGAGCGATTAAACGCCCTCGCTGCTGAATATGTAGTTGGAACGCTGCGCGGCAAAGCGCGTACGCGCTATCAAAAGTTAATGATGCAGTATCAGGCAGTTAGCGATGCAACCGCACAATGGGAGCAATACCTTACTGGGTTTGCTGAAACCTTGCCTCCGGTGACACCACCTGACAGCGTGTGGGAGAATATTCAAATTAAGCTTGGCCACAAGGCGGCCAATGATACAGAATTTGTCGATCAAACGACTAATACAAAACCAAGTAGCGACAACGTAGTTGCTCTTGAAGAAGAAAAGCAGAAGCGCTGGAAGAACTTATCGTTCATATCCACAGCTGCTGCAATGGTGTTGGCCGTATTGCTTTTCGTCATGCAACCTGTACCTACCCCAGAGGTTTCCCATATTGCCGTGGTCAATAATGCTGATAACACGCCATTGTGGGTGATAGAAGTTTCTGACGCGACCATGAATGTTAAGGTCACCGATGCATTTGTGGCTTTAGCGGACAAAGACTATGAACTTTGGATGGTGCCGGCAAACGGCGAAGCACCAATTTCCCTCGGCTTGATGCCTGAAGTTAATGGCGACACGCGCGCGACTCCGGATATCTTGCTAGATCGAAGTATCGCGGCGTTAGCAGTGAGCTTAGAAGCACCAGGCGGCTCGGTAACAGGCGCACCAACGGAAGTGCTATATATAGCGCCGATTGTTTCTGTGTAA
- a CDS encoding DUF4331 domain-containing protein — protein sequence MIQFKRKTLSLAIAVTCAALTAGAIASSHREAPNITRHPALDSTDFYAFNSYEQGREDYVTFIANYIPLQDAYGGPNYFAMDPNAHYAIHIDSDGDAVEDLSFVFKFNNMLAAENEGIALPIGPEGEQKMVKVPLKNVGGISADDSSAANFSEMYSLTMVSGDMQTGTRTTLTPAMGDMFKKPLDYIGNKTFTSETEYARYAESFIYSFSIPGCDDMAKVFVGQRKDPFVVNLGKTFDLVNYVPVEGDSSPGAGDGEGFPGGITQSAMNDDLADKNVTALSIEVPKACITGEGNGVIGSWTTASLPQARILNPDATFAKPETNGGAMTQVSRLGSPLVNELVIGIGDKDKFSTSHPSTDGQFADYVTHPSLPELLNILFKDAVNTTLGTDIETLAPTNFPRMDLVTAFLTGFPGVNQQATVTASEMLRLNTGIPATPAESQSAFGVAGDDLAGFPNGRRPGDDVVDIALRVVMGRLCYPIPVAGEDTDLGLCTPEDASVGNVPFTDGAPVDASMIDSSFPYLKTPLAGSE from the coding sequence ATGATCCAATTCAAACGCAAAACTTTGTCACTGGCTATTGCCGTGACATGTGCAGCTCTAACTGCTGGCGCAATAGCGTCAAGTCACCGAGAAGCACCGAATATCACTCGCCACCCCGCTTTAGATAGCACCGACTTTTATGCTTTCAATAGCTATGAACAAGGTCGTGAAGATTATGTGACTTTCATAGCAAACTATATTCCACTGCAAGATGCCTACGGTGGCCCTAACTACTTTGCTATGGATCCCAACGCGCACTACGCGATTCATATCGATAGTGATGGCGACGCGGTTGAAGACCTAAGCTTTGTTTTCAAGTTTAACAATATGCTTGCCGCCGAGAACGAAGGTATTGCCCTGCCTATAGGCCCTGAAGGCGAACAAAAAATGGTGAAAGTACCGCTTAAAAATGTAGGCGGTATCAGCGCAGACGATTCAAGCGCAGCAAACTTCTCAGAAATGTACAGCCTTACTATGGTGAGCGGCGACATGCAGACAGGCACGCGCACTACGCTTACTCCCGCCATGGGCGATATGTTTAAAAAGCCGCTTGATTACATTGGTAACAAAACCTTTACCAGCGAAACTGAATACGCGCGTTATGCTGAAAGCTTTATTTACTCGTTTAGTATCCCTGGGTGCGATGATATGGCCAAAGTGTTTGTTGGTCAGCGTAAAGACCCCTTCGTTGTTAACTTGGGCAAAACATTCGACTTGGTAAACTATGTACCGGTTGAGGGCGACAGCTCACCGGGCGCTGGCGATGGTGAAGGATTCCCTGGCGGTATAACGCAAAGTGCCATGAATGATGACTTGGCCGATAAAAACGTGACAGCGTTATCTATTGAAGTTCCAAAAGCGTGCATCACCGGTGAAGGTAACGGCGTAATAGGTAGCTGGACCACGGCAAGTTTACCGCAGGCGCGCATCCTAAATCCAGATGCCACTTTTGCGAAACCTGAGACTAATGGCGGCGCGATGACTCAGGTGTCTCGTTTAGGTAGCCCGCTAGTCAATGAGCTTGTTATTGGCATTGGCGATAAAGACAAATTCTCAACTTCTCACCCAAGTACAGACGGTCAATTCGCTGATTATGTAACCCACCCTTCTTTGCCAGAACTACTGAACATCCTGTTTAAAGATGCAGTGAATACTACGCTGGGTACGGATATCGAGACCCTTGCGCCGACTAACTTCCCGCGAATGGACTTAGTAACAGCGTTTCTTACAGGTTTCCCAGGCGTTAACCAGCAAGCAACGGTTACAGCATCAGAAATGCTGCGCCTAAATACAGGGATCCCAGCAACGCCAGCCGAATCACAGTCAGCATTTGGCGTTGCAGGCGATGACTTAGCAGGATTTCCGAACGGTCGCCGCCCAGGTGATGACGTGGTTGATATTGCCCTTCGCGTAGTTATGGGCCGTTTGTGCTACCCCATCCCGGTAGCTGGTGAAGATACAGATCTTGGCCTTTGTACACCAGAGGACGCTAGCGTAGGTAATGTACCTTTCACTGATGGCGCGCCTGTAGATGCAAGCATGATTGATTCATCATTTCCGTACCTAAAAACACCACTTGCTGGCTCTGAATAA
- a CDS encoding Ig-like domain-containing protein, which translates to MSMKIRLFNKNPNAPAFAGSAQAPLQKHKLWVISGLVLALTGCFDSDDDNDYQAPEENAVPVAVDEMLTTQADIAFDGTLTATDADGDALTFGLGENGTLGNAEVNADGSFTYTPNAQVTGSDSFTFTVSDGVNSEVTATVSVTIEAQQVSFSSYTRDAFNQAPTDEPLPINGREFTQDADDTTFDDLLIDQ; encoded by the coding sequence ATGTCCATGAAGATTAGGTTATTTAACAAGAATCCAAATGCACCCGCGTTTGCGGGTTCAGCTCAAGCCCCTTTGCAAAAACACAAGTTGTGGGTCATTTCTGGATTGGTGCTAGCGCTAACTGGTTGTTTCGATAGTGATGACGATAACGATTATCAAGCGCCAGAAGAAAATGCAGTGCCCGTAGCCGTTGATGAAATGCTAACGACGCAAGCAGATATTGCGTTTGATGGCACGTTGACAGCAACCGACGCCGATGGTGATGCGCTTACATTTGGGCTTGGTGAAAACGGTACATTAGGTAATGCAGAAGTTAATGCTGATGGAAGCTTTACCTACACACCTAACGCTCAGGTAACGGGTAGCGATAGCTTCACATTCACCGTTTCTGATGGCGTAAACTCAGAGGTTACGGCCACCGTAAGCGTTACGATTGAGGCACAGCAGGTATCGTTCTCTAGCTATACCCGTGATGCCTTTAATCAAGCACCCACCGATGAACCTCTGCCAATTAACGGCCGCGAGTTCACCCAAGATGCTGACGACACAACATTTGATGACTTATTGATAGATCAATAG